In the genome of Parcubacteria group bacterium, the window CTTTTTCATTGATCTCATCCGTAGGTTCGCCATTAACTTCCAGTGCATACGCCACATTTTCGAAAATTGTTTTTTGCGGAAGCAGTTTAAAATCTTGAAAAACCGTTCCAATATTTCGGCGATAATACGGAAGATGCTTTCTTCTTATTTCCCTGACCAACTTTCCATTGAAGTAAATCTCTCCCGTTGTCGGGCTTTCTTCGGCATAGATGAGCTTAAGAAGAGTTGACTTTCCCGCTCCAGTATGTCCCACAATCGAAACAAACTCACCTCTTCCAATAGAAAGATTTATTTTATCCAGAGCAACAAAATCTCCGGGATACATTTTTGTCGCATTTTCTAATTTTATTATTTCTTTTTCCTGCGCCATATTATTCAATTATATACTAAAAATAATTTTTCAGCAAAGACTATTTTTTTCTTCCTATAAAAACGAGATTTTTGTTATTGGCAACTTTTTCTTTTTTGAATCCTGCTTCTAGAAACAGCCTTTTCAACCCCCTGGAAGTAAACGCGTGATGATAACGCTTAAAAATATTACCCTCGTTGTCTTTAAAGGTTATGTAGCAATCATTCCAATCCAAATTACTCCTGCCTAAAATCTTATCTCTCCAGTTTTCAATTATATTTCTAACATATTTCTTCTGCCCGCCTCGACTCGCGGAGACAACCACTTGTCGAAGCGAGGCGGGCCACAAATTCCAAGCGGTTATTACCACATATCCTCCCGGTTTCACAGTTCGATAAAGTTCTTTCGCCATCGCCTCCCGATATTCTTTTCCCGGAAAATGATGAAAAACAGCAATGGCATAAACGGTATCGAAAAAATTATCTGGAAACGGCAAACTTTCTTGACTGGGATCGATTTTAGAAAACCTGACGTTCTCGCTATAATAACGGCTATCAGCCAGCTCAATAAGCTTCTTGGAAACATCCACT includes:
- the ftsE gene encoding cell division ATP-binding protein FtsE, with translation MIKLENATKMYPGDFVALDKINLSIGRGEFVSIVGHTGAGKSTLLKLIYAEESPTTGEIYFNGKLVREIRRKHLPYYRRNIGTVFQDFKLLPQKTIFENVAYALEVNGEPTDEINEKVPEILDVVGLGNKLEMYPRQLSGGEQQKAALARALINCPQMIIADEPTGNLDPISTWEIIQLLLKINTLGTTILLATHNREIVDKINRRVLIMEKGKLVSDIQKGKYNL
- a CDS encoding class I SAM-dependent methyltransferase produces the protein MKKEIVQKILNETEFGYDFMAGKFSETRKYFWREMEFIGDYAKNEDAVLDFGCGNGRLLELFSDKNIKYQGVDVSKKLIELADSRYYSENVRFSKIDPSQESLPFPDNFFDTVYAIAVFHHFPGKEYREAMAKELYRTVKPGGYVVITAWNLWPASLRQVVVSASRGGQKKYVRNIIENWRDKILGRSNLDWNDCYITFKDNEGNIFKRYHHAFTSRGLKRLFLEAGFKKEKVANNKNLVFIGRKK